A stretch of the Tardiphaga sp. 709 genome encodes the following:
- a CDS encoding urease accessory protein UreF — MLMTTNRPADTSSLNDSPALSADEGAALYRLMTWLSPAFPVGAFSYSSGIEWAVEAGDITNAASLQDWLSAMLSDGAGFCDGVFLAHVHRAASDGDDKALREVAELASAFAPSRERQLETTTQGKAFIEIARNAWSHEGMERLIAICDSPIVYPVAVGLVSAAHGVPLSATMHGFFHAVVSNWISAGARLVPLGQTDSQRALAALEPVVVTTGHRAMAASLDDLGGATFRSDIAGMRHETQYTRLFRS; from the coding sequence ATGCTCATGACCACAAATAGACCGGCGGACACTAGTTCGCTGAACGACTCTCCCGCCTTGTCTGCCGACGAAGGCGCTGCGCTGTACCGGCTGATGACCTGGCTGTCGCCGGCTTTTCCTGTCGGCGCGTTTTCCTATTCCAGCGGTATCGAATGGGCGGTGGAAGCAGGGGACATCACCAATGCCGCCAGCCTGCAGGACTGGTTGTCGGCGATGCTGTCCGATGGCGCAGGGTTTTGCGATGGCGTGTTTCTCGCTCATGTGCACCGCGCGGCATCTGACGGCGACGACAAGGCATTGCGTGAGGTTGCCGAACTCGCCAGCGCCTTCGCGCCATCAAGGGAACGTCAGCTGGAGACCACCACGCAAGGCAAGGCCTTCATCGAGATCGCACGTAATGCCTGGTCGCATGAGGGTATGGAGCGGCTGATCGCGATATGCGACAGCCCGATCGTCTATCCCGTTGCCGTCGGGCTTGTGAGCGCCGCCCATGGTGTGCCGCTCTCCGCAACGATGCATGGCTTTTTCCACGCGGTGGTCTCGAACTGGATTTCCGCTGGCGCGCGGCTGGTGCCGCTCGGTCAGACCGACAGCCAGCGCGCACTTGCAGCGCTGGAGCCCGTCGTCGTGACCACAGGCCATCGCGCCATGGCCGCATCCCTCGACGATCTCGGCGGCGCGACATTCCGCTCTGATATCGCCGGCATGCGTCACGAGACGCAGTATAC
- a CDS encoding urease accessory protein UreE: protein MIRATEVKGQYNWKEAAVDTVVLDFDDRHRRRMAMTGTRGLEFLLDLENAVALRGGDALVLEDGRLIEVVAAPEPLIEIRGTDPGHLVRLAWHLGNRHLPTQIMAKGLRIRSDHVIEEMVRGLGARVIEIEAPFDPEGGAYAAAHEPAGHGHHGHHDHAHHDHGHDHHGHDHGEHDHRHQAHGHAEHVHDEHCGHDHDHHHDHDSKHDHHRHSHAHDHK from the coding sequence ATGATCCGCGCGACTGAAGTCAAAGGCCAATACAACTGGAAAGAGGCGGCGGTAGACACCGTCGTTCTCGACTTTGACGACCGTCATCGTCGCCGCATGGCGATGACGGGGACGCGCGGACTGGAATTCCTGCTCGATCTCGAAAACGCCGTCGCCTTGCGCGGCGGCGATGCCTTGGTGCTGGAAGACGGCCGCCTTATCGAGGTGGTCGCCGCACCGGAGCCGCTGATCGAGATCCGTGGTACCGATCCCGGCCATCTGGTGCGGCTCGCCTGGCATCTCGGCAACCGCCATCTGCCGACGCAGATCATGGCCAAGGGGCTGCGCATCCGCAGCGACCATGTGATCGAGGAGATGGTGAGGGGTCTCGGCGCGCGGGTGATCGAGATCGAAGCTCCGTTCGATCCCGAAGGCGGGGCCTATGCCGCTGCGCATGAGCCGGCCGGACATGGGCATCACGGTCATCACGATCATGCTCATCACGATCATGGACATGATCATCATGGCCACGATCACGGCGAACATGACCATCGTCACCAGGCGCATGGTCATGCCGAGCATGTCCATGACGAGCATTGCGGTCACGATCACGATCATCACCATGATCACGACAGCAAGCACGACCACCATCGTCACTCTCATGCTCATGACCACAAATAG
- the ureC gene encoding urease subunit alpha, with amino-acid sequence MPVKIKRSVYADMFGPTTGDRVRLADTDLIIEVEKDFTIYGEEVKFGGGKVIRDGMGQSQATRAQGAVDTVITNVLIVDHWGIVKADVALKGGMVHAIGKAGNPDIQPGVTINVGPGTDVIAGEGKILTAGGFDSHIHFICPQQIEHALMSGVTSMLGGGTGPSHGTFATTCTPGPWHIARMIQSFDAFPVNLGISGKGNASKPAPLVEMINAGACALKLHEDWGTTPAAIDNCLSVADDYDVQVMLHSDTLNESGFVEDTIKAFKGRTIHAFHTEGAGGGHAPDIIKVAGLKNVLPSSTNPTRPFTRNTIDEHLDMLMVCHHLDPSIAEDLAFAESRIRKETIAAEDILHDLGALSMMSSDSQAMGRLGEVIIRTWQTADKMKKQRGSLKEDKGNNDNFRVKRYIAKYTINPAIAHGVSKLIGSVEKGKMADLVLWSPAFFGVKPDLVIKGGSIVAAPMGDPNASIPTPQPVHYQPMFGAFGRALTQSSVVFTSGAAVAGGLAKKLGIQKSLYAVENVRDGISKKSMIHNGATPKIEVDSETYEVRADGELLTCEPAEVLPMAQRYFMY; translated from the coding sequence ATGCCCGTGAAAATCAAACGCTCCGTCTATGCGGACATGTTCGGCCCGACCACCGGCGATCGCGTACGGCTCGCCGACACCGATCTGATCATCGAGGTGGAGAAGGACTTCACCATCTATGGCGAGGAGGTGAAGTTCGGCGGCGGCAAGGTGATCCGCGACGGTATGGGGCAGTCGCAGGCGACACGCGCGCAGGGCGCTGTCGATACCGTCATCACCAACGTGCTGATCGTCGATCACTGGGGCATCGTGAAGGCCGACGTCGCCCTCAAGGGCGGCATGGTCCACGCCATCGGCAAGGCCGGCAATCCCGACATCCAGCCGGGCGTGACCATCAATGTCGGCCCCGGCACCGACGTCATCGCGGGTGAAGGAAAAATCCTCACCGCCGGCGGCTTCGATAGCCATATCCATTTCATCTGTCCGCAGCAGATCGAGCACGCGCTGATGTCGGGCGTCACCTCGATGCTCGGGGGCGGCACCGGCCCGTCGCACGGCACCTTTGCGACGACCTGCACGCCCGGCCCATGGCATATCGCGCGGATGATCCAGTCCTTCGATGCGTTCCCGGTCAATCTCGGCATTTCCGGCAAGGGCAATGCCTCGAAGCCCGCGCCGCTGGTGGAAATGATCAATGCCGGTGCCTGTGCGCTGAAGCTGCACGAGGACTGGGGCACCACGCCCGCCGCGATCGACAACTGCCTCAGCGTCGCCGACGACTACGACGTGCAGGTGATGCTGCATTCCGACACGCTGAACGAGTCGGGTTTTGTCGAAGACACGATCAAGGCCTTCAAGGGCCGCACCATCCACGCCTTCCACACCGAAGGTGCCGGTGGCGGTCATGCCCCTGATATCATCAAGGTCGCGGGCCTCAAGAACGTGCTGCCGTCGTCGACCAATCCGACGCGGCCATTCACCCGCAATACCATCGATGAGCATCTGGACATGCTGATGGTGTGCCACCATCTCGATCCGTCGATTGCGGAAGATCTTGCGTTTGCCGAAAGCCGCATCCGCAAGGAGACGATCGCTGCCGAAGACATCCTGCACGATCTCGGCGCGCTCTCGATGATGTCGTCGGACAGTCAGGCCATGGGCCGGCTCGGCGAAGTGATCATCCGGACCTGGCAGACCGCCGACAAGATGAAGAAGCAGCGCGGCTCGCTGAAGGAAGACAAGGGCAACAACGACAATTTTCGCGTCAAGCGCTACATCGCGAAATACACCATCAATCCGGCGATTGCGCATGGTGTGTCGAAGCTGATCGGCTCGGTGGAGAAGGGTAAGATGGCTGACCTTGTGTTGTGGTCGCCGGCGTTCTTCGGCGTCAAACCTGATCTCGTCATCAAGGGTGGCTCGATCGTGGCGGCGCCGATGGGCGATCCGAACGCGTCGATCCCGACGCCGCAGCCGGTGCACTACCAGCCGATGTTCGGCGCCTTCGGTCGCGCGCTGACGCAGTCGTCGGTGGTGTTCACATCGGGTGCGGCGGTGGCCGGCGGTCTCGCCAAGAAGCTCGGCATCCAGAAATCGCTCTATGCGGTTGAGAATGTCCGCGACGGCATCTCGAAGAAAAGCATGATCCATAACGGTGCGACGCCGAAGATCGAGGTGGATTCGGAGACCTATGAGGTGAGGGCGGATGGCGAGCTTTTGACCTGCGAGCCGGCGGAAGTTCTGCCGATGGCGCAGAGGTACTTTATGTATTGA
- a CDS encoding putative quinol monooxygenase: MIYVVATLSVKPEARAELMEAAKACIAETRKEAGNIAYDLHESVTDPTRMVFVEQWENAEALVPHRTQEHMKTFGRVAVKCFSAPPKIEIITPADVVVR, from the coding sequence TTGATCTACGTCGTTGCCACTTTGTCCGTGAAACCCGAAGCCCGCGCCGAACTGATGGAAGCTGCCAAAGCTTGTATCGCCGAGACCCGCAAGGAAGCGGGTAACATTGCCTATGATCTGCACGAGAGCGTCACCGATCCGACCCGCATGGTGTTCGTCGAGCAATGGGAGAATGCCGAGGCGCTGGTGCCGCACCGGACACAGGAACATATGAAGACCTTCGGCCGCGTCGCGGTGAAATGCTTCAGCGCGCCTCCGAAGATCGAAATCATCACCCCGGCTGACGTCGTGGTGCGCTAG